One segment of Channa argus isolate prfri chromosome 17, Channa argus male v1.0, whole genome shotgun sequence DNA contains the following:
- the LOC137102341 gene encoding uncharacterized protein isoform X1 — protein sequence MMVGFRQIQKSLCLMLMLQFTAVSGEFSSFIVVRDGDDVTLPCDNVRDDQDKCDRTTWFFNVVTLFEHGKIKTGSNSKSRRLSLTENCSLVIKKVTDEDAGRYSCRQTKPEQQQQDSFVHLSVVSTSTGSYYSSVTVRKGDDAILPCENVIDNYNKCHSTTFLFSSRNSGTVELITHGQINEKFKSKSDSLNVTENCSLVIKKVTDEDVGRYNCRQYKSGRQQGSESVVDVSVVTMTEHKDNNKVTLNCSVSKHRDCGHTVKLLFDGNKNDFTDLKTSQHFCSVTATFTSHLNQKTCSESLKCEVTDAKSKKVHQLLFRPQCSGEDAKITTTKSTITETTVTATTKKTTTNKRNPTKAEGEDAATTRKSSTMESTTMMANNLTPTNSSQTNISDSKTNQVWLLWIVIVTVSLAVLLITVVVWKKTKGKKTPKDENLTDPEDGVCYASISYSKKKKSKAQSRGNNDEGDTVTYSTVKASSSSGGVSTDPTVTYAAINKPKK from the exons atgatggTTGGATTCAGACAAATTCAAAAGTCTTTATGtctgatgctgatgctgcagTTTACAG CAGTAAGTGGAGAGTTTTCCTCCTTTATTGTTGTCAGAGATGGAGACGATGTCACTTTACCTTGTGATaatgtgagagatgatcagGACAAATGTGACAGAACTACCTGGTTCTTCAATGTAGTGACACTGTTTGAACATGGGAAGATTAAAACAGGATCCAACTCTAAATCACGCAGACTGAGTCttacagagaactgttctctggttataaagaaggtcacagatgaagatgctGGTCGTTACAGCTGCAGACAGACTAaaccagaacaacaacaacaagactCTTTTGTTCATCTATCTGTCGTTtcca CATCAACTGGATCATATTATTCCTCTGTCACTGTCAGAAAAGGAGATGATGCCATTTTACCTTGTGAAAATGTGAtagataattataataaatgtcaCAGTACTACGTTTCTGTTTAGTTCTAGAAACTCAGGAACAGTAGAGCTGATTACACATGGACAGATTAATGAAAAATTCAAATCTAAATCAGACAGTCTGAAtgttacagagaactgttctctggttataaagaaggtcacagatgaagatgttggacGTTACAACTGCAGACAGTATAAATCAGGACGACAACAAGGTTCAGAATCTGtggttgatgtgtctgttgttacca TGACTGAACATAAAGACAATAACAAAGTGACCTTGAACTGCTCTGTGTCCAAACATAGAGACTGTGGACACACAGTGAAGTTGCTGTTTGATGGTAATAAGAATGATTTCACAGACCTGAAGACATCACAGCATTTCTGTTCTGTCACTGCCACATTCACATCTCACCTTAATCAGAAGACGTGTTCTGAATCATTGAAGTGTGAAGTGACAGAtgccaaaagtaaaaaagtccATCAGCTCCTCTTCAGACCTCAGTGTTCAG GTGAAGatgcaaaaataacaacaacaaaatcaacaatTACTGAAACTACAGTCACAGCGACAactaaaaaaactacaacaaacaaGAGAAACCCAACAAAAGCAGAAG GTGAAGatgcagcaacaacaagaaaatcAAGTACAATGGAATCAACAACAATGATGGCAAACAATCTGACACCAACCAACTCATCACAGACGAACATCAGTGATTCCAAAACCAATCAAG TTTGGCTTCTGTGGATCGTTATTGTTACTGTGAGTTTGGCAGTGCTCCTAATAACTGTTGTTGTATGGAAGAAAACTAAAG GCAAGAAAACACCAAAGGATGAAAATTTG ACTGATCCTGAAGATGGAGTTTGCTACGCCTCCATCAGctacagcaaaaaaaagaaaagtaaagccCAG agtCGAGGTAATAATGATGAAGGTGATACAGTGACCTACAGCACTGTGAaagcttcctcttcctctggtGGAGTCTCCACTGATCCCACAGTCACCTATGCAGCCATCAACAAACCAAAGAAATAA
- the LOC137102341 gene encoding uncharacterized protein isoform X3: protein MMVGFRQIQKSLCLMLMLQFTAVSGEFSSFIVVRDGDDVTLPCDNVRDDQDKCDRTTWFFNVVTLFEHGKIKTGSNSKSRRLSLTENCSLVIKKVTDEDAGRYSCRQTKPEQQQQDSFVHLSVVSTSTGSYYSSVTVRKGDDAILPCENVIDNYNKCHSTTFLFSSRNSGTVELITHGQINEKFKSKSDSLNVTENCSLVIKKVTDEDVGRYNCRQYKSGRQQGSESVVDVSVVTMTEHKDNNKVTLNCSVSKHRDCGHTVKLLFDGNKNDFTDLKTSQHFCSVTATFTSHLNQKTCSESLKCEVTDAKSKKVHQLLFRPQCSGEDAATTRKSSTMESTTMMANNLTPTNSSQTNISDSKTNQVWLLWIVIVTVSLAVLLITVVVWKKTKGKKTPKDENLTDPEDGVCYASISYSKKKKSKAQSRGNNDEGDTVTYSTVKASSSSGGVSTDPTVTYAAINKPKK from the exons atgatggTTGGATTCAGACAAATTCAAAAGTCTTTATGtctgatgctgatgctgcagTTTACAG CAGTAAGTGGAGAGTTTTCCTCCTTTATTGTTGTCAGAGATGGAGACGATGTCACTTTACCTTGTGATaatgtgagagatgatcagGACAAATGTGACAGAACTACCTGGTTCTTCAATGTAGTGACACTGTTTGAACATGGGAAGATTAAAACAGGATCCAACTCTAAATCACGCAGACTGAGTCttacagagaactgttctctggttataaagaaggtcacagatgaagatgctGGTCGTTACAGCTGCAGACAGACTAaaccagaacaacaacaacaagactCTTTTGTTCATCTATCTGTCGTTtcca CATCAACTGGATCATATTATTCCTCTGTCACTGTCAGAAAAGGAGATGATGCCATTTTACCTTGTGAAAATGTGAtagataattataataaatgtcaCAGTACTACGTTTCTGTTTAGTTCTAGAAACTCAGGAACAGTAGAGCTGATTACACATGGACAGATTAATGAAAAATTCAAATCTAAATCAGACAGTCTGAAtgttacagagaactgttctctggttataaagaaggtcacagatgaagatgttggacGTTACAACTGCAGACAGTATAAATCAGGACGACAACAAGGTTCAGAATCTGtggttgatgtgtctgttgttacca TGACTGAACATAAAGACAATAACAAAGTGACCTTGAACTGCTCTGTGTCCAAACATAGAGACTGTGGACACACAGTGAAGTTGCTGTTTGATGGTAATAAGAATGATTTCACAGACCTGAAGACATCACAGCATTTCTGTTCTGTCACTGCCACATTCACATCTCACCTTAATCAGAAGACGTGTTCTGAATCATTGAAGTGTGAAGTGACAGAtgccaaaagtaaaaaagtccATCAGCTCCTCTTCAGACCTCAGTGTTCAG GTGAAGatgcagcaacaacaagaaaatcAAGTACAATGGAATCAACAACAATGATGGCAAACAATCTGACACCAACCAACTCATCACAGACGAACATCAGTGATTCCAAAACCAATCAAG TTTGGCTTCTGTGGATCGTTATTGTTACTGTGAGTTTGGCAGTGCTCCTAATAACTGTTGTTGTATGGAAGAAAACTAAAG GCAAGAAAACACCAAAGGATGAAAATTTG ACTGATCCTGAAGATGGAGTTTGCTACGCCTCCATCAGctacagcaaaaaaaagaaaagtaaagccCAG agtCGAGGTAATAATGATGAAGGTGATACAGTGACCTACAGCACTGTGAaagcttcctcttcctctggtGGAGTCTCCACTGATCCCACAGTCACCTATGCAGCCATCAACAAACCAAAGAAATAA
- the LOC137102341 gene encoding uncharacterized protein isoform X2, which translates to MMVGFRQIQKSLCLMLMLQFTVSGEFSSFIVVRDGDDVTLPCDNVRDDQDKCDRTTWFFNVVTLFEHGKIKTGSNSKSRRLSLTENCSLVIKKVTDEDAGRYSCRQTKPEQQQQDSFVHLSVVSTSTGSYYSSVTVRKGDDAILPCENVIDNYNKCHSTTFLFSSRNSGTVELITHGQINEKFKSKSDSLNVTENCSLVIKKVTDEDVGRYNCRQYKSGRQQGSESVVDVSVVTMTEHKDNNKVTLNCSVSKHRDCGHTVKLLFDGNKNDFTDLKTSQHFCSVTATFTSHLNQKTCSESLKCEVTDAKSKKVHQLLFRPQCSGEDAKITTTKSTITETTVTATTKKTTTNKRNPTKAEGEDAATTRKSSTMESTTMMANNLTPTNSSQTNISDSKTNQVWLLWIVIVTVSLAVLLITVVVWKKTKGKKTPKDENLTDPEDGVCYASISYSKKKKSKAQSRGNNDEGDTVTYSTVKASSSSGGVSTDPTVTYAAINKPKK; encoded by the exons atgatggTTGGATTCAGACAAATTCAAAAGTCTTTATGtctgatgctgatgctgcagTTTACAG TAAGTGGAGAGTTTTCCTCCTTTATTGTTGTCAGAGATGGAGACGATGTCACTTTACCTTGTGATaatgtgagagatgatcagGACAAATGTGACAGAACTACCTGGTTCTTCAATGTAGTGACACTGTTTGAACATGGGAAGATTAAAACAGGATCCAACTCTAAATCACGCAGACTGAGTCttacagagaactgttctctggttataaagaaggtcacagatgaagatgctGGTCGTTACAGCTGCAGACAGACTAaaccagaacaacaacaacaagactCTTTTGTTCATCTATCTGTCGTTtcca CATCAACTGGATCATATTATTCCTCTGTCACTGTCAGAAAAGGAGATGATGCCATTTTACCTTGTGAAAATGTGAtagataattataataaatgtcaCAGTACTACGTTTCTGTTTAGTTCTAGAAACTCAGGAACAGTAGAGCTGATTACACATGGACAGATTAATGAAAAATTCAAATCTAAATCAGACAGTCTGAAtgttacagagaactgttctctggttataaagaaggtcacagatgaagatgttggacGTTACAACTGCAGACAGTATAAATCAGGACGACAACAAGGTTCAGAATCTGtggttgatgtgtctgttgttacca TGACTGAACATAAAGACAATAACAAAGTGACCTTGAACTGCTCTGTGTCCAAACATAGAGACTGTGGACACACAGTGAAGTTGCTGTTTGATGGTAATAAGAATGATTTCACAGACCTGAAGACATCACAGCATTTCTGTTCTGTCACTGCCACATTCACATCTCACCTTAATCAGAAGACGTGTTCTGAATCATTGAAGTGTGAAGTGACAGAtgccaaaagtaaaaaagtccATCAGCTCCTCTTCAGACCTCAGTGTTCAG GTGAAGatgcaaaaataacaacaacaaaatcaacaatTACTGAAACTACAGTCACAGCGACAactaaaaaaactacaacaaacaaGAGAAACCCAACAAAAGCAGAAG GTGAAGatgcagcaacaacaagaaaatcAAGTACAATGGAATCAACAACAATGATGGCAAACAATCTGACACCAACCAACTCATCACAGACGAACATCAGTGATTCCAAAACCAATCAAG TTTGGCTTCTGTGGATCGTTATTGTTACTGTGAGTTTGGCAGTGCTCCTAATAACTGTTGTTGTATGGAAGAAAACTAAAG GCAAGAAAACACCAAAGGATGAAAATTTG ACTGATCCTGAAGATGGAGTTTGCTACGCCTCCATCAGctacagcaaaaaaaagaaaagtaaagccCAG agtCGAGGTAATAATGATGAAGGTGATACAGTGACCTACAGCACTGTGAaagcttcctcttcctctggtGGAGTCTCCACTGATCCCACAGTCACCTATGCAGCCATCAACAAACCAAAGAAATAA